From Ktedonobacteraceae bacterium:
AATTGACAAAGCTGCTGGCTCCTTATCCATCGAATCAGATGACGGCGCGCCCTGTATCGCGCCTGGTGAACGACCCGAAGCACGACAGCGCGGAGTTGCTGGCCTGACAGCGTTTAGAGCGGGGATGTGGGGCTCGATAATAGAGTTGAACAAATTAGCCTGATCCCGCACAGGCCGATTTATCGGCCCCGCACCAATTACCGGCATATTTCCTTACAGTCCATCATCTGGCCCTTCCATCCCGCCCTGCTCGCCGAGCAATGCTTGTAGCTCGTTCCAACAGTAGAGCAAGGGCGCCATGTCGTAGATGACCTCCATGGGGCGCACCTTGATATTGTAATGTGTGGGAGAGGGTGCCCACGCATTCGGGCCGCTACGATAAACGAGGTGATGACGGCGGGCATAGGCCAGGAATCTGGCGGCCAGTTTGCGCGCCTGCCCCGGATGCAGCAATTGCCGGTCAACATGGCGGCCAGCCTCAGCGAGCGAGAGGGCCTGGCGGTGTATCGCTACACTAAGTTCATCGAGTGTAAACGAGCGCTCCGCCCGCGATGCCTCCATCACAAAGCCCGAAGCCAGCAGGCTACAGGTGAAGCGCGCCGCCTGTATCCAGGAGTGGTATAGTTGCTGTTCGAGCTGTTCTTTTGATAAAGTGGGCGCATTTTCGATAGCGGTGCCTATTTCGATAAAGACGGAGATGCGCCGCCGCGTGGTCATGTAGTCATAGGTGGGATACCAGGGAAGAATCGTCGTGCTGGCAGGCGCGTAACGCAAGATACGATGCAGGGCCGAATTGATAGGCCGGAATGTGCCATCCGGTGAAAGCTGCCCTTCCGGTGAACCAAGCACGCTTCCGCCAGACTGCAGCCATGCTCCCAGGTCGATTATCTGTTGTTTCATGCGCGCGACCAGGCGCTGGTCTATTTTGCGGCGTGCTGGCCCAAGGATGATTTCGGAGCTGTAGAAGTGCTGCAACGGGGCCTGATAACGCCAGGCTAAAAGCTGTGAAAGGCGAGCGCCGGCAATCTGCTCGTAGGATTCTCCGCTGGCGTGCGCCAGTTCATAGATAATCATAGGCGCAAGCAGATCGCCCGCGCGGGCATCGCCGCTTACGCGGAGCAGTTCGCGAATCCATTCTTCGGTTGGACGAAACAGGCTCTCCAACGGTAGGGCGCCGAGCCAGGGTAGAACCGTGCCGGCATTGATTGGGCGCAAAAAACGGGCGATGAAGCGCGGCTCCATCACGATCCTGGCGAGGAAACCCGGCGAGAAAGCGTCGCCACGCAAAGCAAAATGCAGGCTGTTGCTCAATGCAGACCAGCCACGAAAGAAGGTTATGATAGGAATCAGGATAATGGGATCCAGGTCGCGTCTATGCGCCATGCCAAAGTATGTGCTGGGAAGACGCTTATCATGCTGCTGGCCGCGCACCTGGATACGAAAGGATATCCTGGTGGCAATCCAGAAGGCGATAGTGATGATGGTTCTACTCAACGCGATGAGCAAAAAGACCATTTGACGTATTGCCGGTCGAGTCACAGTTTTCATGAATAGTAACACATCCTTACGCTATAGTGAGGCGGGGCCTCACCCTTTTACCGGTCCCCAAATGAGTGCGATCATGGACTTGAACGAATTGCGTGGGTGAACGTCCCACACCACAACCCATATCCCCTATGCTACCCTGATAGAGGAAGTGAGAAGAACCCCCTGACATACATCATATCCCGAAGTCGCTCCTATAGCAAGCACAGTTGTGAGAGCGCGCTCCAGTTGGGCATCGCCGGCGCGGGTCATAGCATCGAGCAATGTGGCAATTGGCTCGGCAACGTTTCCACCGGCGGCGTAGGAGAGCCAGCATTGACTGAGCAGGTGCGTCTGCTGCCTGGCGATCTCGACGATGCGCCGGCAGGTCTCGACAAAGCCCGCTTCTGGCCCATAGAGCAACCACCCGGCGGCCATCCAACCGGCAAGCATATCATCGCCGCTGGGGGTAAGACCGGGGCCGCGCCCACAAATTTCGCGCGCCAGGGTAAGAATATCTGCCGCCTGATCTATTCCAACCCCATTGTCTCCATGCCCCTGTTTCCATTTCTCCACCAGCGTTTGTAAGCGACAATAATTCCTTTGCACGACTGCCATATCCAGTTGCGCGGGCCTTTGAATATGCGGATTCCATTGAGGGGACTGCGACAGGTCGAGGGAGCAATCGATGGCTTCGATATGCAGACGCTGGGCGCCGAAGATGACGGGCATACCGGGGCGTAAGGCGGAAAATGGAAAGCTACCCGCAGGTGATGAAAGCTGGATGCCATTTGGGATGCGCGGCGTCGCAGCCGCATTAAGCGAAAGGACAAATACATCCTGGCCGGGCAGGTTCCATCCTGAAAAAGGAAAGGCAATATTAGCGGCAGCATTGAAGACACTGTGAACGATGCCGTGTAAAGGCTCATGCATAGCTACTTCCGCTATGCATGAACTGTAGGATATCACAGAAGGCATGGCGCTACTCGGTCGAGCCCTCGGGGCTTGAGATCAGGATACGGAGAAATCGCCTGAGCGCCCAGAAGACCAGGTAGTAGATGCCAATCGCAATCAGCGTTGGAAACTCAAAGGACTGGTACTGGCTAAACTGCGGTGAACCAACGATATTCATGAAAGGGAAGAGCAGGATATCGGTCAGCGCGTAGAGAAAGCCGGCGAACAGGTTGTAAGGAACCGCGCCAATCAGCTTAAGCACAAAGCGAATGACCAGCGTCGTCTCTAAAACGATCAGGAACCAGCCGAGGTAATCATTGAGTTTGCCGATGGCATATTTAATAGTAAGCGCTTCTTCCTGGCGCGCCTCAACCTCTTCGACCTCCTCTGGAATGACCGGGTGTACCGCGTCCTCGGCAGGCACGGGTGTTTGAGCAGGGGGTTGTTGGGATTGTCTGGGCTGGAGTTCTTCCATAGGCGGAAAAACATCCGTAGGTTGCGAGCCTGCCGGCTCATTTGGAAATGGATTGTTAGACATTCAGGCAATCCTCCATACAATACTTCTCATTGGTCGCGACCAGGTGGAACAAATCGCGTTCCAGGCACATCCTTGTATGCTTGTAACGATTATAACATGATTCAGGTGTTAAGCGCTACGGCGAACGAATAATTCGACACCGGCTTTGCGTGCCACAAGACGGAATTGTCGCGAAAGTGCATTCAGTTCGCTGGTTGCTGCTGCCCTATTTTCGATGGTAAGACTGTTGAGGTCAACAATAACATATTCTACTGTATGCGTACAGGTTGAGTCAAGGCAGACCGAGGGGAAAACTGCGAGCAACTGGCGTTCGCTCAAATGAGGATTGAGATCGTCTGATGCGGAGACGGAAGCGTCGGGCGGAATCATGTCGAGCAGCTGTTGTATCTGTTGCTCCCGGCTCCCAGGGGTGTGATCGGGCCAGAAGGAATTGAGCGTAGGCATGATGATGAGATAGTTCAGCACTGCCATCAGCATGATCCATGTTACCAGTACCCATT
This genomic window contains:
- a CDS encoding DUF2877 domain-containing protein; amino-acid sequence: MHEPLHGIVHSVFNAAANIAFPFSGWNLPGQDVFVLSLNAAATPRIPNGIQLSSPAGSFPFSALRPGMPVIFGAQRLHIEAIDCSLDLSQSPQWNPHIQRPAQLDMAVVQRNYCRLQTLVEKWKQGHGDNGVGIDQAADILTLAREICGRGPGLTPSGDDMLAGWMAAGWLLYGPEAGFVETCRRIVEIARQQTHLLSQCWLSYAAGGNVAEPIATLLDAMTRAGDAQLERALTTVLAIGATSGYDVCQGVLLTSSIRVA